The genomic segment TAGATACCGGCTGTTACTACTGGGCTTACACTTGGTAGCTCTACCATCACCTAGAGTTCTTGCAAAATGCGATTTTACAGACGAGAGCTAGCCTTTCCAGGGCCCTGTTCGCGGCAGAATTTTGCGTGTTAAAGTCAGCAGGTAGTTTTTCCGTGCGCATGCGGCGGTATAGGTCGCGAAAGCGGCCGACGAGATCCAATTTAACGCCGCAGGCGCCGGCCACGGCGCTGGCGTTGGCAGTAATGAGATCCAGCAATTCGTCAAGGGCAAACTCGTTCCTCAGGAGCCTACGTGTGGTCCCGCCTACCCGTTGGCCAGGGCCTGTGATATGTCGCGCATAGAGATGGGACGGGGTATTCCATCCGAGCGTGCAGGCGCGTCGAACAGCTCGCCATACGCCTCTTCGTGGCGGAACTGATCAGCGAGGTCCTCCAGCAGGCGCTCGCAGAGTTTTCTTTTATCATGCGGAAACTCCGCCTCCAGGATTTGTTCTGCCACTGCTCCGGCCACGGCAAGGGCCTCTCCAGTGGGCTCGAGATCCCACCCGCATACGGTCTGTATGAGAGTAGATTTACCAGACACCCATTTCCCCCATCTTTCTTATTGAGTCTAACCCTAACAGCGCCACTGGCGGCCTGTATGGCCTTACCGAGGCGCCCGACGAGCTCCGGCCCGCCGCAGTCGAACTCCAGCAGGCGTCTGCACTTGCTGCTGACCCCCATTACACGCGCCGGGCGCCATTCCCCGGCCGAGTCATGGACCAGCACACCGTCATCCTCCCCAAGCAAATTCTGCACGAGTAGTCCCATCACAAGCTTGTTAATTAGGAAATACCTCGCGTCGTTTTGCCTAGAGTAGATAGAGACGGCGACCCCCGCACAGGGGTGCGGGGGCAAGATGAGCAGGCCCAGTTTAAGTGCGATGTGCGAAGGGGTGACCCCGTAGCCTAGATAAAAGCGGACGTACCCGAGAAGAGCGGCGTGACCTCGGTGACTAGCGCGGCAAATGCGATGTGCGTGTAGTGCAAATACAGTGGAATTAGGGCGTCCGAAGGAGTCAGCCCCGGCTCCACGGCCAGCCCATCGAACCAGAGAATGTCCCCCTGCTGCGGAGGCACCCATTCGCTCCCCTTTCCCGCAAGTCGCCTATAGGCGAACTGGGCGCGGAGCCTCGAGCGGGTGCTCCGCGCCTGCAGCAAGGGGTCCAGAAGCATCCAGCCCCGCGACAGGCCAGCAAAGGAAGCCCCGCTCATATAGTCTGCGGCCCGCGCGCCGGCGCAGGCGGCGCAAATGAAGTCGCCCACGAGGGCGTTCGGGTAGACCCTGGCGCCCCGGTGGACCCTGAAGCTGCACCTTGCGTGGAAGGGGAGGCCGCAGTCCTTGCAGCGCAGCGCCGCCCCGGCGCAGCCGCAGAGGGAGCACTTTGTCTCGCTGGCGCGGTAGAGCGCCTTGTCCAGCCCCGCGATGCCGTTGGGCTGGAAGGAGATGAGGTCAATAGCCACGAGGCAGCAGCGGTGCAGGAATATGCCCGCGTGCTTTGGGCTGCCGGCGTCTTCCAGCAGGAGATCAGCGGCGCCGGCATTGGCCGCAATGACCTCCAGCGCCTGCCGCTCCATGAGGACCGGCCCAATAAGGGCGTCGTCGACGCGGCCGACCATAAAGTCCACCCCCCCTATTTCTTCCCCCCCCAATTCTCCCCCCCCCCCGGCGAGGGCGCAGGCAAAGCAATAGTGCGCGACGCCGCAGATCGTGCAGGCCCCGCCCCCCGCTGATGCGTGGTCAATGCTGGAGGGGCCCAGCCTGACGACCTTCGGCCTGCTGTGAACCGCCGCGGCCGCGCCTGGCGGCGAGGAGGCCTGGGCCCTCCTCGCCCTCCGCCTACGGCGGGCCACCACAGGAGACGACGACGACGAAGAGGAGGAGGGGCAGGGACTGCTGCCCCTGCGGGCCCGCCTGGTCGGGTACGCCGAGGGGCGGCGGGCCCGAACGGGCACGGGCGAGGCCGTAAAGTCAGAGTCGTCCGAATCGTCCGAGTCGAAGGAAGGCGCGTCAAGCAGGGTCTGCAGCACCTTCTTGGGGGCCACGCGGGGCGTGCCCTCGCTGCGCAACGACTTGATCTGGGCCTTGACCGCGGGGGGAAGGCAGGAGGCGTGGTCTCCATACTCTGAGTAGCCGTGCCCCGCCTGCCCCGGCCGGCCTGCCCGCCGCGCTCGCACGCGCTGGCGGTGCTGACGGGCGGGGGGACGCACCAAGGCCGCGCAGACCGGGCAACTCTCCCAGTCATGGAAACGCTCCACGTGCCCAAAATTGCGCACCTGAAGGTGGTGGAAGCAGGAAAATATGCCATCAAAGTCCTGCCCACAGTGCCGGTGGGCGTGTATAAATTGCTTCGCGTCGTAGCCGGCCTGCGCCGCCTCGAGGTCGTCTTGGGCGCCCTCGAGGTGGCCCATCTCGCTGGGCTCTGCCAGGACCAGTCTGCCCTCGGACTGGTAGGGGCCCGCCAACTCGGGCCGAAAAGAGTGATGGACCGGGACGAACCCACTGGCCCTAACCGTAAACAGACCTTCGCAGCCAAAGACAAACCTATCCGCCTTCGCATCTGGCGGAGCGAGGGACTCGTCTGTCGCACAGGCCACGTCTGGCGCGGAGTAGGTGAAGGTGGGCATAGCGAAGACGGAAAAGCAGCCAAATTTTTGGGAAAGGACAAACATTGAGCCGCTAGGATGCCAGGCAGCGTCCAGCCAACAGGCCCCTGGGCCGCAATCAATCTTCTTTAAAATATGAGGTTCGGTTTTTTTATCTACTTTGACTGTGAAAATATAAACACACCCGGAGTAGCTAACTACGAGTGCTACGTGGGGCAGTAACGGATTGCCCTTTATTGCCGAGAGGTGGTGACAGGACCCCCTGTGCAACCCGTGGCCTATGGGGTGGCCATTGGATGCATCGAAGACGGTGAAGCCCGACTCGATCGTCCGCATGGATGAGAGCGACTTCCTGGAGTTGCCGTGGCTGTAGATGGAGTCGCCGACATAAACCAGCGAGTCATCGCAGGACCACTCCAGACAAGTGACGGTGTATATGGGTCCCGCGCTTTGATCCGACTGCTTAGACACGCGGGATGCGAACGAGTCCATGCACTTGGTGACAAGCTTCACCGATGCGCCCGTATAGGCGTTCCAGAGAAAGGCGTTTCCGTCGTCAGAGGCGGTTACAAGATTGCGTGACAGATTGCCGAAACAGACGTCTGGGCTTTCTTGATGTAACGCCGAAATAACGAATAGGGCGTTGGCGGAAAGGCAGTTAATGTTGGCGAGACAGTTATTATTTCCATCGGAATTTTCTCCGTCAGTTATTGTCAGGCTGAACTTATGGGAGAGGGGTCCGGGCTGCACGGGCGCCAGGGGCTGCGCCGGGTCAAGCTGCGATAGGTAGCCTAGGCGCTGTAGGTCTGACCAGAGGGCCTGGTTGGGCGGGTCCCAGAGGAAGCGGTGCCTGACCTGTGCGACAGCTCCCCAGCCCGTGCGGTCCAGCTCCATCACTGCGGCCACACCCAGCCGGGAGGACTGGTCCGAGGCCTCGGCATCGGCGGACTCAAGGCCCACTGCCAGCCAGGGAATTTTCCGCTGGCTGATGTCATAGGCCCGGAGGTTTGTCATGGCGAAGGTCCTGAGCGGGGAGCTGCGGCCCTGGGCGAGGTCGGCCAGGAGGTGCAGCTGCATAGAGCCGTCTCCGCAGGCGCAGACCAGGGCGTCTTCCGCAGCCGCGGGGCGGGCGTGCAGGCGTGTGAATTTGCACCATAGAAATTTGAACGGACTGCGTATCGTGCAGCCCAGCCTCCACCAAGCGCCTCGAATTTCCCAGAGGCGGCATTCTCCCCCGTCGCAGGTGGAGGCCACGAAGGCGTTGGCGGCGTGTACGTCGATGCAGGTGATGGCTCCTGGGTGGCGCGCCAGTGCGAGTATTTGGTTTCCCGTGTGCGAGTGCCAGATTTTGATCACCCCGTTTCCTCCCCCGGTGAGTATAGCTTTGCCTGTGGTGTCGAAGGCCACGCAGTTGACTGGGGGGGGCGGCGCGTAGGCCCTCTCGGGGGCGGGTTCCACGCCAGGGCGGTAGGCCCAGACGTTGATGGCCCTGGCGGTCCTGGCGAGAGCGAGGGCTAGGGCTTCCTTCCGCAGGCGATCGTGGCCGGGGTTGAGGGCGAGGGGCACGCGCCTGAGGCGCTTGAGCCTTGAGTGGAGGGGGAGGGTGGGCGTGTCGTGCGTTGTGAGTTTGTAGCGGCGCAGCTGCAGGAGGTGGGAGTGTATTCGCGTTCCTACTTGTGAGAGTAGATCGAAGGTATTGTAGGAGTTTTGCAGGAGCTGTAGTTCATGTCCGTACTGTAGCAGTAGGTTGTAGAGGAGGTCTTGTACGTGGGCGCTGTCGTGAAGGGATCCGGTTTGGCTGCAGGTCTGGAGCAGTTCTGCGGAGAGGCCTGAGCGTCCGTCCGGAGGGGGCGCTTGTGAGGGTGCGTGTAAGAGGCCGAGTCCCATGGCCACCCAGCCACCCCACCCGCAATGGTATATTTAGGGCTGGGCTGGTGGGCCTAGGATAGACCCCAGCAGCACAAGCCTTATAATGGGAGAGTACAAACCGCTGCCCCTGAAGCGTTCTGACTTGCAGCAGAGGTTCGATATTAGGGTGCGCAAGCGCAGTTTGTATGCCAAACTAAAGCCCCTGGTTCGGCAGAAGGAATCGCTTCCTATATCTAGCCTTTCACTTCCAGTCGTATCTTCGGGGAGTAGACTGGCGATATCATCGGGCACAAAGGTGTTTTTGGAGTGATTTAGGTTTGGGTTCACGATTTTGTGCTCGATGCGAATTACTATAGCTATACTGGCGCTACGTCGTTTATAAGATCAACGGCCTTTAGAAGTGATTCTAAGTTGTTATTGGCTTCTGACGATTCGGGTGTGATTCATCTGTTGGCTACGACGTTGAAGTCTCTTTTATGTAGATTTACGGAGCACAGGAGGTAGGGTGGGCGTTACGCAGTGCCGTTTACAGCACTTGTTTTTCGTACGACAAGGCGCATATGTTTTCGGGGAGTGACGACGGGACGGCCAAATATTGGGACATTACGCAGTCAAAGTGCATAACTACGTTTTTGGGGCATTCGGATAGGGTCAGGTCTGTGGCAACGCAGAGTATTTTACACGAAACAAATGTGTTGGCCACTGGGGGATACGATTCGGCTGCGTTATTGTTTGACATAAGAACCCCATTGGTTAGTGATTTTACTTATTTAGAAGCCGATATTCCAGTTACGGCACGAATCGCCCATTAACTGCGTCAATTTTTCTGCCGACTGTTCTGTTTTGGTGACAGCCGGCGCAGACGGTTACGTCAACTTGTACGATGTAGCATCTGGGTACAAATTAATGGCGCAGATGAAGGCGCATACAAAGGCTGTGACAAATGCCTTTCTTTTGGACGACCTTTTGGTGACGAGTTCGTTGGACTCCACGGTTAAATTCATTAAGTACAGGGTATGtgttaatataatataggcTGAGCGCGTGGAGCATATATTTTACGCTCAAGCTTCGGTTATGGCATTGGCTATCGCACTTGACGGCAAAACTATCGCATACGGCACCGAGTAAGCCACTGTTAACATAGGAATGGCGAATGGTGTCTGAGGCAGCGCAAAGCTTCAGTGCCAGTAGAAACGTCAAAGGCCCGAGTAGAGGTGCAGAGGTATAACCCCGGGGACTTATCCCGGTTGGACAGGCTGCTGAAGACATTTCAGTACAAAGCTGCGTTGGATATCGCCCTGGATCTTACATTGGGGCACGTTCTCTCCCTTATCGAGGAACTGATTGTTAGGGGCGGCCTGGAGGCGGCGGTTACTAGGACGGACGAGCATTCAATTGCCAagattttaaattttataaacCGCCACTTTGGAGTCAATCACACTTCACTGGGGCTGCTGGAGCTGCTAGATGCGATAATAGGCAAGTGTCTTTTTATACCAGAGAGGAACAAATGGATTAGTCAGAGCAACAGTGTCGAGATTACGGACCTGCTTGTGAAGATAAAGCAGAAGCTGGGAATGGAATTGCACCACCGTCAAATAATGCACAAGATGCTTGGGgcaattgaatttgttttatcGCATGCAACGAATTGAGCTATGTTTGTTATTACTAGCATACCACAAAATGAgctattatttattactaGGTATACCATAAAGTTCCCCCTAATTTTATGTCATTTTTTCTCAACTAGTGTACAATTAACCTGTCAACTTAGCCGGAGCAACTGGGCCACGCCGTTTGCCGTTTTGTTCAGAATGTTACTCAATTCCTGATCACCATAACCTAGCACAATATGGGATATTTGTGTTAGATGTTTATGCAAGCTTTTCCATAGCGAAATGGGCTGTTTTTTTACATAAGAAATTCCATTTCCATTTGGTGTAGCGCTTAATTTGTCAGAACAACGATCGCAGAGAATCCCGGCCTTTCCTGCAAGTGAAAAGGCACTCATCCCAAATTCATTAGCCAGTGATTCTAACCGAGTAGCATCCCCTTGATATGATTGTTGTATCTCATTTTGACAATCTGGGCAGAGATCACAGCAGTTTTCCATCTCTATTTCACGGTATTCCAAGTCATTACTACATCCCAATTTATGCAATCCAATTTTAACATTGCATATCAATGTTAAGATCATGGGTTTATGATTTTGTTTTGCATACGAAAGGGCCCCTGCTGCTTGTGAGCAATCGACTAAAGTAATCAGGGGTACATGGACATAATTTTCTTTAGCAGTACAATCTTTGTGGCGAGATATTGTGAAATCGAATATAGGCCTGAAAACACTCAAATTCCCATAATTAAGCAGTCTTAATGCATGAACAATGGTTATTGCATCTCTAAAATATACTGAATCGTCAAATTCATGGTAGCATCCGCGATTACCTTCAATGCGATTGAAAATACGCTGTAGGGCAACTAGACATAATTTTATCGGGTTATCCAAGTAGCACATATCCGTTCCCAAAGCATACAGCAGTTGCAACGAAACAATGAGCAGTGAGATATCTTTCACCCTTTTGCACTCAGAAACTGTTGTACTGaataatgtattatcaCACTCAATTTTGTGTTGAGTTATACTTGT from the Babesia microti strain RI chromosome I, complete genome genome contains:
- a CDS encoding U3 small nucleolar RNA-associated protein 15 homolog (overlaps_old_locusTagID:BBM_I00087), which codes for MGEYKPLPLKRSDLQQRFDIRVRKRSLYAKLKPLVRQKESLPISSLSLPVVSSGSRLAISSGTKVWVHDFVLDANYYSYTGATSFIRSTAFRSDSKLLLASDDSGVIHLLATTLKSLLCRFTEHRSAVYSTCFSYDKAHMFSGSDDGTAKYWDITQSKCITTFLGHSDRVRSVATQSILHETNVLATGGYDSAALLFDIRTPLKPIFQLRHESPINCVNFSADCSVLVTAGADGYVNLYDVASGYKLMAQMKAHTKAVTNAFLLDDLLVTSSLDSTVKFIKYRAERVEHIFYAQASVMALAIALDGKTIAYGTENGEWCLRQRKASVPVETSKARVEVQRYNPGDLSRLDRLLKTFQYKAALDIALDLTLGHVLSLIEELIVRGGLEAAVTRTDEHSIAKILNFINRHFGVNHTSLGLLELLDAIIERNKWISQSNSVEITDLLVKIKQKLGMELHHRQIMHKMLGAIEFVLSHATN
- a CDS encoding conserved Plasmodium protein, unknown function (overlaps_old_locusTagID:BBM_I00085), with the protein product MGLGLLHAPSQAPPPDGRSGLSAELLQTCSQTGSLHDSAHVQDLLYNLLLQYGHELQLLQNSYNTFDLLSQVGTRIHSHLLQLRRYKLTTHDTPTLPLHSRLKRLRRVPLALNPGHDRLRKEALALALARTARAINVWAYRPGVEPAPERAYAPPPPVNCVAFDTTGKAILTGGGNGVIKIWHSHTGNQILALARHPGAITCIDVHAANAFVASTCDGGECRLWEIRGAWWRLGCTIRSPFKFLWCKFTRLHARPAAAEDALVCACGDGSMQLHLLADLAQGRSSPLRTFAMTNLRAYDISQRKIPWLAVGLESADAEASDQSSRLGVAAVMELDRTGWGAVAQVRHRFLWDPPNQALWSDLQRLGYLSQLDPAQPLAPVQPGPLSHKFSLTITDGENSDGNNNCLANINCLSANALFVISALHQESPDVCFGNLSRNLVTASDDGNAFLWNAYTGASVKLVTKCMDSFASRVSKQSDQSAGPIYTVTCLEWSCDDSLVYVGDSIYSHGNSRKSLSSMRTIESGFTVFDASNGHPIGHGLHRGSCHHLSAIKGNPLLPHVALVVSYSGCVYIFTVKVDKKTEPHILKKIDCGPGACWLDAAWHPSGSMFVLSQKFGCFSVFAMPTFTYSAPDVACATDESLAPPDAKADRFVFGCEGLFTVRASGFVPVHHSFRPELAGPYQSEGRLVLAEPSEMGHLEGAQDDLEAAQAGYDAKQFIHAHRHCGQDFDGIFSCFHHLQVRNFGHVERFHDWESCPVCAALVRPPARQHRQRVRARRAGRPGQAGHGYSEYGDHASCLPPAVKAQIKSLRSEGTPRVAPKKVLQTLLDAPSFDSDDSDDSDFTASPVPVRARRPSAYPTRRARRGSSPCPSSSSSSSSPVVARRRRRARRAQASSPPGAAAAVHSRPKVVRLGPSSIDHASAGGGACTICGVAHYCFACALAGGGGELGGEEIGGVDFMVGRVDDALIGPVLMERQALEVIAANAGAADLLLEDAGSPKHAGIFLHRCCLVAIDLISFQPNGIAGLDKALYRASETKCSLCGCAGAALRCKDCGLPFHARCSFRVHRGARVYPNALVGDFICAACAGARAADYMSGASFAGLSRGWMLLDPLLQARSTRSRLRAQFAYRRLAGKGSEWVPPQQGDILWFDGLAVEPGLTPSDALIPLYLHYTHIAFAALVTEVTPLFSGYGVTPSHIALKLGLLILPPHPCAGVAVSIYSRQNDARYFLINKLVMGLLVQNLLGEDDGVLVHDSAGEWRPARVMGVSSKCRRLLEFDCGGPELVGRLGKAIQAASGAVRVRLNKKDGGNGCLTVCGWDLEPTGEALAVAGAVAEQILEAEFPHDKRKLCERLLEDLADQFRHEEAYGELFDAPARSDGIPRPISMRDISQALANGLLRNEFALDELLDLITANASAVAGACGVKLDLVGRFRDLYRRMRTEKLPADFNTQNSAANRALERLALVCKIAFCKNSR